One part of the Tunicatimonas pelagia genome encodes these proteins:
- a CDS encoding gamma-glutamyl-gamma-aminobutyrate hydrolase family protein translates to MIKLGVTSCLMYPDADRTYFTPKYLCYLERDMARYLYRPNVLPILIPDLAPEDLNNFLAQMDGFVLQGGSDLAPETYGEKPIGRWLGDAYRDEYELKILDYAIKNDKPVFGICRGFQVMNAYLGGTLYQDIATQRPELNQHRDAELYDQLNHPIILEEGKLLARLHQDEDNRIVNTVHHQAVKDLGKDLEVLATSPDGLIEAFQWNQVEEGKVIGVQWHPEFFFNSEVPLMDAERVYTHFLGFCR, encoded by the coding sequence ATGATTAAACTAGGAGTAACATCTTGCCTGATGTACCCGGACGCCGACCGGACGTATTTTACCCCAAAATATCTCTGCTACCTGGAGCGCGATATGGCTCGCTATCTCTATCGTCCCAATGTGCTACCGATACTAATTCCCGACTTAGCACCGGAAGATCTCAACAATTTTTTAGCCCAAATGGATGGTTTCGTACTTCAGGGAGGCTCGGACTTAGCACCCGAAACCTACGGAGAAAAACCCATCGGTCGCTGGCTGGGCGATGCCTATCGGGACGAATACGAGTTGAAGATTCTGGATTACGCCATAAAAAATGATAAACCAGTCTTCGGCATTTGCCGGGGTTTTCAGGTGATGAACGCCTACCTTGGCGGAACGCTCTATCAGGACATCGCCACTCAACGTCCCGAACTCAACCAGCACCGGGATGCCGAACTCTACGATCAACTCAATCACCCCATTATTCTGGAAGAAGGAAAGCTCCTGGCCCGTCTGCATCAAGATGAAGATAACCGGATAGTGAACACCGTACATCATCAAGCTGTAAAGGATTTGGGGAAAGATTTAGAAGTGCTCGCCACCTCACCCGATGGGCTGATAGAAGCCTTTCAGTGGAATCAGGTCGAGGAAGGTAAAGTAATAGGGGTACAATGGCATCCCGAATTTTTCTTCAATTCTGAAGTCCCGTTGATGGATGCTGAGAGGGTTTACACGCACTTTTTGGGGTTTTGCCGATAG
- a CDS encoding RES family NAD+ phosphorylase, with protein sequence MEVYRITLAKYADQLFAPGLAGRWNRKEQLVIYTAASRSLACLENLVHRRGIGLQQSYQVMAIHVPDQLTVQRIEESDLIPNWRNSIDQSETQLIGSQWYQEARKPVLSVPSAIVPAERNIVINTKHPDFAKVQLIGTEPFAFDPRLNNALPS encoded by the coding sequence ATGGAAGTTTACCGAATTACATTAGCTAAATACGCTGATCAACTGTTTGCTCCTGGTTTAGCAGGGCGATGGAATAGAAAGGAACAACTAGTAATATACACGGCAGCTTCTCGTTCGTTAGCCTGTTTAGAAAATCTGGTACACCGACGAGGAATTGGGCTACAGCAGAGTTACCAAGTTATGGCAATTCACGTTCCGGATCAATTAACCGTTCAGAGAATAGAAGAAAGTGACCTGATACCAAATTGGAGGAACAGTATTGATCAGTCAGAAACCCAATTGATTGGCAGTCAGTGGTACCAGGAAGCAAGAAAGCCAGTTTTGTCCGTTCCTTCCGCCATTGTACCTGCTGAACGTAATATCGTTATCAATACCAAGCATCCGGATTTTGCTAAAGTTCAACTGATTGGTACCGAGCCATTTGCCTTTGACCCAAGATTAAACAACGCACTTCCTTCGTAG
- a CDS encoding antitoxin Xre/MbcA/ParS toxin-binding domain-containing protein, with protein sequence MAASATPIISPIMFIQQAQAGIDYAQLAAFLQNSDIHKAELAEILNLDPKTLDNYRKQNKSLDNLRSELFLKLEEVFEVGKEVLGSKETFRSWLHLPAGEFYGKTPWQLLSTVTGVGEVRNQLLRIAYGYAV encoded by the coding sequence ATGGCCGCTTCCGCTACTCCAATCATATCACCCATTATGTTTATTCAGCAAGCTCAAGCCGGAATTGACTATGCTCAGCTTGCTGCATTTCTACAAAACTCGGATATTCATAAAGCTGAACTGGCTGAAATCTTAAATCTTGATCCCAAAACACTTGATAATTATCGTAAGCAGAACAAAAGCCTGGATAATCTTCGCTCCGAATTATTCTTAAAATTAGAGGAGGTGTTTGAAGTTGGGAAAGAAGTGTTGGGAAGTAAAGAGACTTTCCGATCCTGGTTGCATCTTCCGGCAGGAGAGTTTTACGGAAAAACGCCCTGGCAGCTACTCTCTACCGTAACAGGGGTAGGAGAAGTACGTAACCAGCTTCTACGAATAGCCTACGGATACGCTGTTTAG
- the yiaA gene encoding inner membrane protein YiaA has translation MNQITEEKTELVNKYQDNASQKAERPSNAFVAVSWTMLLVGMTAYFIGLYNAAMELNEKGYYFTLIMFGLFAVVSVQKSVRDRLEGIPVTDLYYGISWFAAILSVTLLIIGLWNADLTLSEKGFYSMSFLLSMFSAIAVQKNTRDLQSADNK, from the coding sequence ATGAATCAGATTACTGAAGAAAAAACTGAATTAGTTAATAAATATCAGGATAACGCGAGCCAAAAGGCAGAACGTCCTTCTAATGCGTTTGTGGCAGTGTCTTGGACAATGCTGTTGGTGGGAATGACCGCCTACTTCATTGGCTTGTACAATGCCGCTATGGAGCTTAACGAAAAGGGCTATTATTTTACCCTGATAATGTTCGGACTATTTGCGGTAGTATCGGTACAAAAGAGTGTGCGCGACCGCCTGGAAGGCATTCCGGTGACGGATTTGTACTACGGTATCAGTTGGTTTGCCGCCATTCTATCGGTCACCTTGCTCATCATTGGCTTGTGGAATGCTGATTTGACGCTAAGTGAAAAGGGCTTTTACAGCATGAGCTTTCTCCTAAGTATGTTCTCAGCCATTGCCGTTCAGAAGAACACCCGTGACTTGCAAAGTGCTGATAACAAATAG
- a CDS encoding Crp/Fnr family transcriptional regulator, whose product MQSFEKYLSSFTSLPSASMQALLDLFEPVAMQKGDHLATEGEFAKKLAFVQSGVLRAYYRSPKGEEFNKIFFVNPAVVGAYSSLITGQQNMINIQCLTDCELLQTNFARILELYDEHPTVERLNRVIAEDFFVKKERREMSLVMNDASERYAMFQQEFPELENQVAQYHVASYLGITPTQLSRIRAKKS is encoded by the coding sequence ATGCAATCCTTTGAGAAATATCTGAGCAGTTTCACTTCCTTGCCATCGGCTTCTATGCAGGCACTGCTAGATTTATTTGAGCCGGTAGCGATGCAGAAGGGAGACCACTTAGCCACTGAGGGAGAATTTGCCAAGAAGCTAGCGTTTGTACAGTCCGGCGTACTTCGGGCGTACTATCGTAGTCCTAAGGGCGAAGAATTCAATAAGATTTTCTTTGTCAACCCGGCCGTTGTTGGGGCCTATTCTTCCCTAATTACTGGGCAGCAAAACATGATTAATATTCAGTGCCTGACCGATTGCGAACTACTGCAGACTAATTTTGCGCGAATTTTAGAGTTGTATGACGAGCACCCTACCGTAGAAAGACTCAACCGCGTGATTGCCGAAGATTTCTTTGTGAAGAAAGAACGTCGCGAAATGTCGCTGGTCATGAACGATGCCTCCGAACGCTACGCCATGTTTCAGCAAGAGTTTCCCGAACTGGAAAATCAGGTTGCCCAGTACCACGTAGCTTCTTATCTGGGTATCACTCCCACTCAACTGAGTCGAATCCGGGCCAAGAAGAGCTAA